Proteins from a genomic interval of Helicobacter sp. 'house sparrow 1':
- the glmM gene encoding phosphoglucosamine mutase, whose protein sequence is MTKIFGTDGVRGRAGTDITPFLVLKLGISAGLYFKKQGTTNKILVGKDTRRSGYMIENALVSALTSIGYDVIQVGPMPTPAIAFLTEDMRCDGGIMISASHNPFEDNGIKFFDRFGFKLDENAEEEIEKIFANKDLLSSSFKTHSDIGSSKRIDDVIGRYIVQIKNSFPKDLTMKGFRVVLDTANGASYKVAPTIFSELGADVIVINNTPNGSNINDNCGAISPQCLSEAVKKYRADIGFGFDGDADRLVVVDNNGKIVQGDKLIGALANHQKEIKKLKNNKIVATVMSNLALEEFLKSKDIELMRCDVGDKYVIDLMRQEKLNFGGEQSGHIIFGDYAKTGDGLVSALQVMSLLKMRQEESSVVLNPFELYPQRLVNVSISEKKPLHTIANYDAWLRDFESKNIRHLIRYSGTENKLRVLLEGKNQELLDSLIGSFELFLKKALG, encoded by the coding sequence ATGACAAAGATTTTTGGAACAGATGGGGTAAGAGGAAGAGCAGGAACAGATATTACACCTTTTTTGGTTTTAAAACTTGGAATTAGTGCAGGACTTTATTTTAAGAAACAGGGGACTACAAATAAGATTCTGGTGGGTAAGGATACAAGGCGTAGTGGATATATGATAGAAAATGCTTTGGTTTCAGCACTTACCTCAATAGGTTATGATGTAATTCAGGTAGGTCCAATGCCAACACCTGCAATTGCATTCTTGACAGAAGATATGCGTTGTGATGGTGGAATTATGATTTCTGCTAGCCATAATCCCTTTGAGGATAATGGTATTAAATTTTTTGATCGTTTTGGTTTTAAATTAGATGAAAATGCAGAAGAGGAGATTGAAAAAATTTTTGCAAATAAAGATTTACTATCAAGTAGTTTTAAGACCCATTCAGACATTGGAAGCTCAAAGCGCATTGATGATGTGATTGGTAGGTATATTGTTCAAATCAAGAATTCTTTTCCAAAAGATCTGACAATGAAGGGCTTTAGAGTAGTTCTAGATACTGCAAATGGTGCCTCATATAAGGTCGCACCTACAATTTTTTCAGAACTTGGTGCAGATGTTATTGTGATTAATAATACCCCTAATGGATCAAATATTAATGATAATTGTGGGGCAATTTCTCCACAATGTCTAAGTGAGGCTGTAAAAAAATATCGTGCGGATATAGGTTTTGGCTTTGATGGGGATGCAGATAGATTGGTTGTTGTGGATAATAATGGAAAGATAGTCCAGGGAGATAAGCTAATAGGAGCCCTAGCAAATCATCAAAAAGAAATTAAAAAATTGAAAAATAATAAAATTGTTGCAACTGTAATGAGTAACTTGGCATTAGAAGAGTTTTTAAAAAGCAAGGATATTGAGTTGATGCGCTGTGATGTGGGAGATAAATATGTGATTGATCTTATGAGGCAGGAAAAATTAAATTTTGGGGGTGAACAAAGTGGGCATATTATATTTGGAGATTATGCAAAAACAGGAGATGGCCTAGTAAGTGCATTGCAAGTAATGAGTCTTTTGAAAATGAGGCAGGAGGAAAGCAGTGTTGTATTAAATCCATTTGAACTTTATCCTCAAAGATTAGTTAATGTTTCTATTAGTGAGAAAAAACCCCTTCATACAATTGCTAATTATGATGCATGGTTGAGAGATTTTGAGTCAAAAAATATAAGGCATTTAATTCGATACTCTGGGACAGAAAATAAACTTAGGGTTTTACTTGAGGGAAAAAATCAAGAACTCTTAGATTCTCTAATAGGTAGTTTTGAGCTATTTTTAAAAAAGGCATTAGGGTGA
- a CDS encoding RNA pyrophosphohydrolase: MKQKRYRPNVAAVVVSSKYPKVCEFFIAQRSDMKGIWQFPQGGIDEGESPKDALFRELKEEIGTDEIEILAECPKWITYDFPKTISKKMYPFDGQIQKYFLVRLRRGSVINLQTKHPEFSSFKFVSYEEIFDIVNHFKRSVYKEVLEHFKKEGYL, from the coding sequence ATGAAGCAAAAAAGGTATCGTCCAAATGTAGCAGCAGTTGTTGTTTCCTCTAAATATCCAAAAGTGTGTGAATTCTTTATTGCACAAAGGAGTGATATGAAGGGTATTTGGCAATTTCCTCAAGGTGGAATTGATGAGGGTGAAAGTCCAAAGGATGCTTTATTTAGAGAATTGAAGGAAGAAATTGGGACTGATGAGATTGAGATATTAGCAGAGTGTCCAAAGTGGATTACATATGATTTTCCAAAGACAATTTCTAAAAAAATGTATCCTTTTGATGGTCAGATACAGAAGTATTTTTTGGTGCGACTTAGGAGAGGGAGTGTCATAAATTTGCAAACTAAGCACCCCGAATTTAGTTCCTTTAAATTTGTGAGTTATGAGGAGATTTTTGATATTGTAAATCATTTTAAAAGAAGTGTTTACAAAGAAGTTTTAGAACACTTTAAAAAAGAGGGTTATTTGTAA
- the rpsT gene encoding 30S ribosomal protein S20 codes for MANHKSAEKRIRQTIKRTERNRYYRTRIKNIIKAVRESIVAKDPQESDIQKAQEALKIANKELHKFVSKGVIKKNTASRKVSRLNAAVKEMVKGSTSTSA; via the coding sequence ATGGCAAATCATAAATCTGCTGAAAAAAGAATTCGTCAAACAATCAAAAGAACTGAGAGAAATCGCTACTATAGAACAAGAATTAAGAACATCATCAAGGCAGTGAGAGAGAGTATTGTTGCCAAAGATCCTCAAGAATCTGATATCCAAAAGGCTCAAGAAGCTTTAAAAATTGCCAACAAAGAGTTACATAAGTTTGTAAGCAAGGGTGTTATTAAGAAAAATACCGCTTCTAGAAAAGTTAGTCGCCTTAATGCTGCTGTAAAAGAAATGGTTAAAGGCAGTACTTCTACATCTGCTTAA
- a CDS encoding c-type cytochrome: MKRILSLCFFSAMVVSADPAAIIKSKCASCHGTNMEKAALGKSHIVSNMSASEIEETLKGYKAKTLNKYGLGGTMWGQAGALSDSDISEIAKYITTNLKK; encoded by the coding sequence ATGAAGAGGATTTTATCTTTATGTTTTTTTAGCGCAATGGTTGTTTCTGCAGATCCTGCAGCTATAATTAAATCAAAATGTGCAAGTTGCCATGGAACAAATATGGAAAAGGCTGCTTTGGGAAAAAGTCATATTGTTAGTAATATGAGTGCAAGTGAAATTGAGGAAACTCTTAAGGGGTATAAAGCAAAAACACTTAATAAATATGGTCTTGGTGGGACAATGTGGGGTCAGGCTGGAGCCCTTTCAGATAGCGATATCAGCGAAATTGCAAAATATATTACTACAAACTTAAAGAAGTAA
- the hemW gene encoding radical SAM family heme chaperone HemW: MILYIHIPFCLNRCGYCTFVSYENAQSLQENFVQALIKDLSLSKVSTPITSIFFGGGTPNLLSEKFYEKIFIAINKNFSLAQNCEITLEANPNLITSHWCNTLKNLGATRLSIGVQSFFDDKLHFLQRDHFYKDINQAISTAYDSGIKNLSIDLIYDTPQDTPLRIYEEIKKASMLPINHISAYSLSIEKNSSLQKQGFRQTSFSLHQEIISALKEFNFLQYEVSNYSRGYKVLHNLSYWRYEDYIGCGCGSVGKIDNTRFYTHTNLENYIKNPDFRKKELLSEEDIRTEKIFLGLRCEIGVDVSLLNPKKLQILLEEKKVVCKNGRVFALDYFIADELALWLL, encoded by the coding sequence ATGATTTTATACATTCATATTCCTTTTTGCTTGAATCGCTGTGGATATTGTACTTTTGTCTCTTACGAAAATGCACAGTCTCTACAAGAAAATTTTGTCCAAGCACTCATTAAAGATTTATCTCTATCAAAAGTTTCTACACCAATCACATCTATTTTTTTTGGAGGAGGAACACCAAACCTACTATCTGAAAAATTTTATGAAAAAATCTTTATAGCTATTAATAAGAACTTTTCTCTTGCTCAAAATTGTGAAATTACTCTAGAAGCAAATCCTAATCTTATTACCTCCCACTGGTGCAACACGCTCAAAAACCTCGGAGCAACTAGACTGAGTATAGGGGTGCAAAGCTTTTTTGATGATAAATTGCATTTTTTGCAAAGAGATCACTTCTATAAAGATATAAATCAAGCAATCTCAACTGCCTATGATAGTGGTATTAAAAATCTTAGTATCGATCTTATTTATGATACCCCCCAAGATACCCCTTTGAGAATCTATGAAGAAATTAAAAAAGCATCCATGCTACCAATTAACCACATTTCCGCCTATAGTCTTAGTATTGAAAAAAATTCCAGCTTACAAAAACAAGGTTTTAGACAAACAAGTTTCTCCTTACACCAAGAGATAATCTCTGCTCTAAAAGAGTTTAACTTCTTGCAATATGAAGTCTCAAATTATTCAAGAGGTTATAAAGTTTTACACAATCTTTCTTATTGGAGATATGAAGATTACATAGGATGCGGTTGTGGGAGTGTAGGAAAAATTGACAATACTAGATTTTATACACATACAAACCTAGAAAATTACATCAAAAATCCAGATTTTAGAAAGAAAGAATTATTGAGTGAAGAAGATATCAGAACAGAAAAAATATTTCTAGGACTAAGATGTGAAATAGGAGTGGATGTCTCTCTCTTAAATCCTAAAAAGCTCCAAATATTATTAGAGGAAAAGAAGGTAGTTTGCAAAAATGGCAGGGTTTTTGCACTAGATTATTTTATTGCTGATGAATTAGCATTATGGCTTTTATAA
- the lspA gene encoding signal peptidase II, whose amino-acid sequence MKVFLSTFLSVFILDQVVKYLFFYYAGGIDGMVLWENKIISLVLVFNKGIAFSFLSFLGIYLKYLQVLAICIATFLLWRQKGFFLQNTLAFGLIFAGGCSNLLDRFVYGGVVDYIYWHYYFEFAVFNLADVMIDLGIFLLLYKIMIYKSHNANSSAIK is encoded by the coding sequence GTGAAGGTCTTTTTAAGCACCTTTTTAAGTGTTTTTATACTTGATCAGGTAGTGAAATATTTATTTTTTTATTATGCTGGTGGTATTGATGGAATGGTGTTGTGGGAGAATAAGATTATATCCCTAGTGCTTGTTTTTAATAAGGGTATTGCTTTTTCTTTTTTGAGTTTTTTGGGAATCTACTTAAAATATTTACAGGTGCTAGCAATTTGTATTGCAACTTTTTTACTTTGGAGACAGAAAGGCTTTTTTTTGCAAAATACTCTTGCTTTTGGATTGATTTTTGCAGGAGGATGTTCGAATTTATTAGATCGGTTTGTCTATGGAGGGGTTGTAGATTATATTTATTGGCATTATTATTTTGAGTTTGCTGTGTTTAATTTAGCAGATGTAATGATTGATTTGGGTATATTCCTTTTACTCTATAAAATTATGATTTATAAAAGCCATAATGCTAATTCATCAGCAATAAAATAA
- a CDS encoding aspartate kinase: MLIVQKYGGTSMGDCERIQNVANRVAEAKKNNHSLVVVVSAMSGKTDELLSYTKFFSTLPNAREVDMVLSSGERVTSALLAIALDAMGFKAISLSGRMAGITTDSVHTKARIKEINTGYIKSLLEQNYIVIVAGFQGVSTEGEVTTLGRGGSDLSAVALAGALQADLCEIYTDVNGVYTTDPRIEKNAKKIQKISYDEMLELASMGAKVLLNRSIEFAKKWNIPLVTRSSFNTEEGTMILHEENIMEQAVVSGIALDKNQARVSMVDVIDRPGIAADIFGELANANINIDMIVQTIGRDGKTDLDFTIPETEVEEAKRALKRFEKDVGIIEFDCSIAKVSIVGVGMKSHSGVASVAFKTLASENINIMMISTSEIKISVLIDIKYAELAVRSLHSAYELDK, encoded by the coding sequence ATGTTGATTGTTCAAAAATATGGTGGGACAAGTATGGGGGATTGTGAAAGAATCCAGAATGTAGCAAATAGAGTTGCAGAAGCTAAGAAGAATAATCATTCTTTAGTGGTAGTGGTTTCTGCGATGAGTGGAAAAACAGATGAGCTCTTGAGCTATACAAAGTTTTTTAGCACTCTTCCCAATGCTAGAGAAGTTGATATGGTTTTGAGTTCAGGTGAAAGGGTTACGAGTGCATTACTTGCAATTGCTCTGGATGCAATGGGATTTAAAGCAATCTCTTTGAGTGGGAGAATGGCAGGAATTACTACAGATTCTGTGCATACTAAGGCTCGCATTAAGGAGATAAATACAGGTTATATTAAATCATTGTTAGAGCAAAATTATATTGTCATTGTCGCAGGATTTCAGGGGGTTAGCACAGAGGGTGAGGTTACAACATTAGGTCGTGGAGGAAGCGATTTATCTGCTGTTGCTTTAGCAGGAGCACTTCAAGCAGACTTGTGTGAAATATATACTGATGTAAATGGGGTTTATACAACAGATCCTAGGATTGAGAAGAATGCTAAAAAGATACAAAAGATAAGTTATGATGAGATGTTGGAGCTTGCTTCAATGGGTGCAAAAGTCTTATTAAATCGCTCTATTGAGTTTGCAAAGAAATGGAATATCCCCTTAGTAACTAGAAGTTCGTTTAATACTGAAGAGGGGACAATGATTTTACATGAGGAGAATATTATGGAACAAGCAGTTGTAAGTGGAATAGCATTAGATAAGAATCAAGCAAGAGTGAGTATGGTAGATGTGATTGATAGACCTGGAATTGCAGCTGATATTTTTGGAGAGCTTGCAAATGCAAATATTAATATTGATATGATTGTGCAAACTATTGGCAGGGATGGAAAAACAGATTTAGATTTTACAATTCCAGAAACTGAGGTTGAAGAAGCAAAGAGAGCCTTAAAACGCTTTGAGAAAGATGTTGGAATTATTGAGTTTGATTGTTCTATTGCTAAGGTATCTATAGTGGGAGTAGGGATGAAGTCTCACTCTGGCGTTGCAAGCGTGGCCTTTAAAACACTTGCAAGTGAAAATATTAATATTATGATGATAAGCACAAGTGAGATTAAAATTTCAGTGCTTATTGATATCAAATATGCAGAGCTTGCAGTTAGATCTCTACATAGTGCTTATGAGCTTGATAAATGA
- a CDS encoding HobA family DNA replication regulator produces the protein MSVGISEWMLKTIREENNKIALNSDWLEIERFQWVSLVSRTITYILNGGTLLLCTDERFEWFGSYISSRINRLKANRPLVPVFLLKDIIPNVYEHNNALVYDMLSLSYRDYAFWYIGKTSSAAAKLALSRNNGFLWIFDESIQNALHLNSSDKMVDYKLIQLYKVFEEALFGVMLGDIVLE, from the coding sequence ATGAGTGTTGGAATTTCAGAATGGATGCTAAAAACTATTAGAGAGGAGAATAATAAAATTGCTCTAAATAGTGATTGGCTTGAGATAGAGAGATTTCAATGGGTAAGTCTTGTATCTAGAACTATTACATATATTCTAAATGGTGGAACATTGCTATTATGCACGGATGAGAGGTTTGAATGGTTTGGAAGCTATATTTCTAGTAGAATCAATAGATTAAAGGCAAATAGGCCTCTAGTTCCAGTTTTTTTGCTTAAGGATATTATTCCTAATGTGTATGAGCATAATAATGCTTTGGTGTATGATATGTTGAGTTTAAGTTATAGGGATTATGCCTTTTGGTATATTGGCAAGACAAGTAGTGCGGCTGCAAAGCTTGCATTAAGTAGAAATAATGGTTTTTTATGGATTTTTGATGAATCGATACAAAATGCTTTACATCTCAATTCTTCAGATAAAATGGTAGATTACAAGCTTATTCAACTTTATAAGGTTTTTGAAGAAGCATTATTTGGTGTAATGTTGGGTGATATTGTTTTAGAATAA